From a single Syngnathus scovelli strain Florida chromosome 2, RoL_Ssco_1.2, whole genome shotgun sequence genomic region:
- the LOC125987911 gene encoding dTDP-D-glucose 4,6-dehydratase isoform X2, giving the protein MRRNRCIHLEIEILDYCCSPRSLDSIKNTANYTFIKGDVCNAQLVNHIFNSQKIDIIFHLAAKTHVDSSFQSPAIFQHVNIHGTRVLLAAATQTRHKLQCFIYASSDEVYGSSLDEEFDENSPMKPSNPYSSSKAAAEHLVRLHWEKYKLPVIITRSNNIYGPKQYIEKVIPKFLTLLQMRKKCTIHGTLPKSRHFLFVDDTVNAFLLLLEKGIVGEVYNIGSNFEIAIVQLARELVKMVKNVPDAELNDWLEFVPDRPKVDIRYPIKCEKLQQLGWKAEVSWSDGIKRTVKWYQDHPDFWSDTPEGPGEIPSTLEDTDLSE; this is encoded by the exons CTAGATTACTGCTGCAGCCCAAGAAGTCTGGACAGCATTAAAAACACAGCCAACTACACTTTTATCAAG GGCGATGTATGTAACGCCcagctggtgaaccacatcttcAACTCTCAAAAAATCGACATCATCTTCCACTTGGCCGCCAAAACCCACGTTG ATTCATCCTTCCAAAGCCCAGCCATTTTCCAGCACGTTAACATCCACGGCACGCGAGTTTTACTAGCAGCTGCCACTCAGACACGCCACAAGCTTCAGTGCTTCATCTACGCCAGCAGTGATGAAGTGTACGGATCGAGTCTAGATGAG GAATTTGATGAGAACAGTCCAATGAAGCCTTCCAATCCATATTCTTCCTCAAAGGCAGCTGCAGAGCACCTGGTCAGGTTGCACTGGGAAAAGTATAAG CTTCCTGTCATCATCACAAGGAGCAACAACATCTACGGTCCCAAGCAATACATCGAGAAG GTCATCCCGAAATTTCTCACGCTTTTGCAAATGCGCAAAAAATG TACCATTCACGGAACCCTCCCCAAATCTCGCCATTTCCTGTTCGTCGACGACACGGTCAACGCCTTCCTTCTGCTTCTGGAGAAAGGGATCGTGGGAGAAGTCTACAACATAGGCTCAAACTTTGAGATCGCCATAGTGCAACTAGCGAGGGAACTTGTCAAGATG gtaAAAAACGTGCCAGATGCCGAGCTGAACGACTGGCTGGAGTTCGTACCAGACAGGCCGAAGGTCGACATCCGCTACCCTATCAAATGTGAAAAGCTTCAGCAGTTGGGCTGGAAGGCCGAAGTCTCCTGGTCTGATGGTATCAAACGGACTG TCAAATGGTACCAGGACCACCCAGACTTTTGGTCGGACACACCGGAGGGCCCGGGAGAAATTCCAAGCACGTTGGAAGATACAGACCTGTCCGAATGA
- the LOC125987911 gene encoding dTDP-D-glucose 4,6-dehydratase isoform X1, protein MDSIRTVLVTGGSGFIGSHLVCSLVQKHPEWKIFNLDNLDYCCSPRSLDSIKNTANYTFIKGDVCNAQLVNHIFNSQKIDIIFHLAAKTHVDSSFQSPAIFQHVNIHGTRVLLAAATQTRHKLQCFIYASSDEVYGSSLDEEFDENSPMKPSNPYSSSKAAAEHLVRLHWEKYKLPVIITRSNNIYGPKQYIEKVIPKFLTLLQMRKKCTIHGTLPKSRHFLFVDDTVNAFLLLLEKGIVGEVYNIGSNFEIAIVQLARELVKMVKNVPDAELNDWLEFVPDRPKVDIRYPIKCEKLQQLGWKAEVSWSDGIKRTVKWYQDHPDFWSDTPEGPGEIPSTLEDTDLSE, encoded by the exons TGGCTCTCACCTTGTGTGTTCACTGGTTCAAAAGCATCCCGAATGGAAAATTTTTAACTTGGATAAT CTAGATTACTGCTGCAGCCCAAGAAGTCTGGACAGCATTAAAAACACAGCCAACTACACTTTTATCAAG GGCGATGTATGTAACGCCcagctggtgaaccacatcttcAACTCTCAAAAAATCGACATCATCTTCCACTTGGCCGCCAAAACCCACGTTG ATTCATCCTTCCAAAGCCCAGCCATTTTCCAGCACGTTAACATCCACGGCACGCGAGTTTTACTAGCAGCTGCCACTCAGACACGCCACAAGCTTCAGTGCTTCATCTACGCCAGCAGTGATGAAGTGTACGGATCGAGTCTAGATGAG GAATTTGATGAGAACAGTCCAATGAAGCCTTCCAATCCATATTCTTCCTCAAAGGCAGCTGCAGAGCACCTGGTCAGGTTGCACTGGGAAAAGTATAAG CTTCCTGTCATCATCACAAGGAGCAACAACATCTACGGTCCCAAGCAATACATCGAGAAG GTCATCCCGAAATTTCTCACGCTTTTGCAAATGCGCAAAAAATG TACCATTCACGGAACCCTCCCCAAATCTCGCCATTTCCTGTTCGTCGACGACACGGTCAACGCCTTCCTTCTGCTTCTGGAGAAAGGGATCGTGGGAGAAGTCTACAACATAGGCTCAAACTTTGAGATCGCCATAGTGCAACTAGCGAGGGAACTTGTCAAGATG gtaAAAAACGTGCCAGATGCCGAGCTGAACGACTGGCTGGAGTTCGTACCAGACAGGCCGAAGGTCGACATCCGCTACCCTATCAAATGTGAAAAGCTTCAGCAGTTGGGCTGGAAGGCCGAAGTCTCCTGGTCTGATGGTATCAAACGGACTG TCAAATGGTACCAGGACCACCCAGACTTTTGGTCGGACACACCGGAGGGCCCGGGAGAAATTCCAAGCACGTTGGAAGATACAGACCTGTCCGAATGA